Proteins from one Catenuloplanes atrovinosus genomic window:
- a CDS encoding PspC domain-containing protein, giving the protein MNTQHDPAEPGPAAPPPPPGPGPAAAPGAGEFPGGAAAPRLFGLVRPREGRYVAGVCAGIGHATNTDPVLWRVLLAVLAVFGGTGLLVYLVAWLFIPSEGDSGSPLEGVLGKGHSGTSPLTAVGLAVLTMVTFAYIMSDTWRAMLLVACAAVVGTLIVNRGRITSPGFTAGPPPPPPASPAPSAEPAPGVPPVPPNAPYPPQPGHAPAPPHWQAPPSGGYRPPFAPHGPYQSPYTATNPPPPPPPRQRPPKPPKERSPLFGATVSVILMAIGLLAVSDLSNLANPSASAYFAAVLGIIGVGMLVGTRWGRGRGLIVPGLVAAVALGLAVAAENDTSDHRDAAPTIWAPRTLNELSTRQSAAFGDATLDLRALDFTGQDKATEVELGAGDLTVLLPPAVDVTIDVELGAGTANVLGRQLDGVGLSDRIEDLGTDGAGGGKLALTISNGAGDVEVAR; this is encoded by the coding sequence ATGAACACGCAGCATGACCCGGCCGAGCCCGGACCCGCCGCCCCGCCGCCCCCGCCGGGCCCCGGGCCTGCCGCGGCGCCGGGCGCCGGGGAGTTCCCCGGTGGCGCCGCGGCACCGCGCCTGTTCGGCCTGGTCCGCCCCCGCGAGGGCCGGTACGTCGCCGGCGTCTGTGCCGGCATCGGCCACGCCACCAACACCGATCCCGTGCTCTGGCGGGTGCTGCTCGCCGTCCTCGCCGTCTTCGGCGGCACGGGCCTGCTCGTCTACCTCGTCGCCTGGCTGTTCATCCCGTCCGAGGGCGACAGCGGCTCGCCGCTGGAGGGCGTGCTCGGCAAGGGCCACTCCGGCACCTCGCCGCTCACCGCCGTCGGCCTGGCGGTCCTCACGATGGTCACGTTCGCCTACATCATGTCCGACACCTGGCGGGCGATGCTGCTGGTCGCCTGCGCCGCGGTGGTGGGCACGCTGATCGTCAACCGCGGGCGGATCACGTCGCCGGGCTTCACCGCCGGGCCCCCGCCGCCGCCACCCGCCTCCCCCGCCCCGTCGGCCGAACCCGCTCCAGGAGTGCCGCCAGTGCCACCGAACGCCCCGTACCCGCCGCAGCCCGGCCACGCCCCGGCACCGCCGCACTGGCAGGCACCGCCGTCCGGGGGCTACCGTCCGCCGTTCGCGCCGCACGGGCCGTACCAGAGCCCCTACACGGCGACGAATCCGCCGCCGCCCCCGCCGCCGCGGCAACGGCCGCCGAAGCCGCCCAAGGAGCGCTCCCCGCTGTTCGGCGCCACCGTCTCGGTGATCCTGATGGCGATCGGGCTGCTGGCCGTCAGCGACCTGAGCAACCTTGCCAACCCGTCCGCCTCCGCGTACTTCGCGGCCGTGCTCGGCATCATCGGCGTCGGCATGCTGGTCGGCACCAGGTGGGGACGCGGCCGCGGCCTCATCGTCCCCGGCCTGGTCGCGGCCGTGGCGCTCGGGCTCGCCGTCGCCGCGGAGAACGACACCTCCGACCACCGGGACGCCGCCCCCACGATCTGGGCGCCGCGCACCCTGAACGAGCTGTCCACCCGGCAGAGCGCCGCGTTCGGCGACGCCACGCTGGACCTGCGGGCGCTGGACTTCACCGGCCAGGACAAGGCCACCGAGGTGGAGCTGGGCGCCGGCGACCTCACCGTGCTGCTCCCGCCGGCCGTGGACGTCACCATCGACGTCGAGCTCGGTGCCGGCACCGCGAACGTGCTCGGCCGGCAGCTGGACGGCGTCGGCCTGAGCGACCGGATCGAGGATCTCGGCACCGACGGCGCGGGTGGCGGAAAACTCGCGCTGACGATCTCGAACGGCGCCGGAGACGTGGAGGTCGCCCGATGA
- a CDS encoding phosphatidylserine decarboxylase, with protein sequence MSQTPAPVEVGERAARTLTAELARHSGPKTALVVGADAGSAVLPAAFDALLPGDRLTLVPAEGSSGSDLRDHVEAQGAWIAERVTVAGSFEETDPADVVIVAQPLTDGATQTRALIDGLSKLLTDGGVLSVAAVALPGLAGEASAELDRQSALFGAGTDLVLRNRPPLRVHRLRFTPASPSLAARLAPAYRPSSVPVTRTMHLDSNGVAAAGIALGLAALTRVTRPKSKLWWIPALAAAPAAAFFRDPERDVPDDASAIVAASDGKVLSVERIRDDRFGDTEFLRVAVFLSILDVHVNRSPVPGRVTDYFVTDGGFAAAMKPEAEHNVAAYTVLDTDRGTVVVAQRTGLIARRIVQRAPVGSVLARGERLGLIRFGSRTDVYLPADAVEPLVGIGDRVAGGATVIARWL encoded by the coding sequence ATGTCCCAGACCCCAGCGCCCGTCGAGGTCGGCGAGCGGGCTGCCCGCACGCTCACCGCCGAGCTGGCCCGCCACTCCGGGCCGAAGACCGCGCTGGTGGTCGGCGCGGACGCCGGGTCGGCCGTGCTGCCCGCCGCGTTCGACGCGCTGCTGCCCGGCGACCGGCTCACGCTCGTCCCCGCGGAGGGCTCCTCCGGTTCGGATCTGCGGGACCACGTCGAGGCTCAGGGCGCGTGGATCGCCGAGCGCGTCACCGTCGCCGGCTCCTTCGAGGAGACCGACCCGGCCGACGTCGTCATCGTGGCCCAGCCGCTCACCGACGGCGCCACCCAGACCCGGGCGCTCATCGACGGCCTGTCCAAGCTGCTCACCGACGGCGGCGTGCTCAGCGTCGCGGCCGTCGCGCTCCCCGGCCTGGCCGGCGAGGCCAGCGCCGAGCTCGACCGTCAGTCCGCGCTCTTCGGCGCCGGCACCGACCTGGTGCTGCGCAACCGCCCGCCGCTGCGCGTGCACCGCCTGCGCTTCACGCCCGCGTCGCCGTCGCTGGCCGCCCGGCTCGCGCCCGCGTACCGCCCGTCCAGCGTGCCGGTGACCCGCACCATGCACCTGGACTCCAACGGCGTCGCCGCCGCTGGCATCGCGCTGGGCCTGGCCGCGCTCACCCGCGTCACCCGCCCGAAGTCCAAGCTGTGGTGGATCCCCGCGCTCGCCGCCGCCCCCGCCGCCGCGTTCTTCCGCGACCCCGAGCGTGACGTCCCCGACGACGCCTCCGCCATCGTCGCCGCCAGCGACGGCAAGGTCCTCTCCGTCGAGCGCATCCGCGACGACCGCTTCGGCGACACCGAGTTCCTGCGCGTCGCGGTCTTCCTGTCGATCCTCGACGTGCACGTCAACCGCTCGCCCGTGCCCGGCCGGGTCACCGACTACTTCGTCACCGACGGCGGTTTCGCCGCCGCCATGAAGCCGGAGGCCGAGCACAACGTCGCGGCGTACACGGTGCTGGACACCGACCGCGGCACGGTCGTCGTCGCCCAGCGCACCGGCCTGATCGCCCGCCGCATCGTCCAGCGAGCCCCCGTCGGCTCCGTCCTCGCCCGCGGCGAGCGCCTCGGCCTGATCCGCTTCGGCTCCCGCACCGACGTCTACCTGCCCGCGGACGCGGTGGAGCCCCTGGTCGGCATCGGCGACCGGGTGGCCGGCGGCGCCACGGTCATCGCCCGCTGGCTCTGA
- a CDS encoding NUDIX hydrolase: MEQQRRIAAYGICRDEDGRVLLVRASAFSDDPGLWHLPGGGLKHGEHPEWAVVREFAEQTGITVRAAGLHTVLADVGPLPFRDVEVHHDRVIFDVARDGGDPRPEVDGATDLARWVAPAELTALPLMPFTARLLGVPADRALVEETLRSAPRVELPEAVAAPPTGPRGQRFAAYGLVTDPAGRVLLTRIAGAYPGAGRWHLPGGGTDHGEQPDTGFLRELVEEAGQHGRITGLLRVSHRRNPAAVGPEGYPIDWHSVRVTYTAVVDEPTEPVVTEAAGGSTAEARWFSPAEARTLALTDVALAALEWLAQSLPRS, encoded by the coding sequence GTGGAGCAGCAGAGGCGGATCGCCGCATACGGCATATGTCGCGACGAGGACGGCCGGGTCCTCCTGGTCCGGGCGTCCGCCTTCTCCGACGATCCCGGCCTGTGGCACCTCCCCGGCGGCGGACTCAAGCACGGCGAGCACCCGGAGTGGGCGGTCGTGCGCGAGTTCGCGGAGCAGACCGGGATCACGGTGCGTGCGGCAGGCCTGCACACCGTGCTCGCGGACGTCGGGCCGCTGCCGTTCCGGGACGTCGAGGTCCACCACGATCGGGTGATCTTCGATGTCGCGCGGGACGGCGGCGATCCACGGCCCGAGGTGGACGGCGCGACCGACCTCGCGCGCTGGGTGGCGCCGGCGGAGCTGACCGCGCTGCCGCTGATGCCGTTCACCGCGCGGCTGCTCGGCGTACCGGCGGATCGCGCCCTGGTCGAGGAGACGCTGCGGTCCGCGCCGCGGGTGGAGTTGCCCGAGGCGGTGGCGGCGCCGCCCACCGGTCCGCGCGGCCAGCGGTTCGCCGCCTACGGGCTGGTGACGGACCCGGCCGGGCGCGTGCTGCTGACCCGGATCGCCGGTGCGTACCCCGGCGCCGGCCGCTGGCACCTGCCCGGCGGCGGCACCGACCACGGCGAGCAGCCGGACACCGGCTTTCTCCGCGAGCTGGTCGAGGAGGCGGGGCAGCACGGGCGGATCACCGGCCTGCTGCGCGTCTCGCACCGGCGCAACCCGGCCGCGGTCGGCCCGGAGGGCTATCCGATCGACTGGCACTCGGTGCGCGTGACGTACACCGCGGTGGTGGACGAACCGACCGAGCCGGTGGTGACCGAGGCCGCGGGCGGATCGACGGCCGAGGCCCGCTGGTTCAGCCCCGCGGAGGCGCGCACGCTGGCGTTGACGGACGTGGCGCTGGCCGCGCTGGAGTGGCTCGCCCAGTCGCTCCCACGGTCTTAA
- a CDS encoding NUDIX domain-containing protein: MTPALEPLRRIAAYARCTDSDGRVLLVRASSRSGTPGVWSLPGGAVDHGENPNDTVVRETAAETGLSVAVSGLHDVVADMRALPHKGITIHTDRLIYTVTIRGGSLIDRVGQPTDLARWFTLAEAAELPLRPFAATALGLTSAAVDLRPDEAPDFPSFYAYPGPDGLHRAQRFAAYAVATDPDDRILLTRIAANYPGGGRWHLPGGGTDYGEQPGSALLRELLEETGQPGRIVELLGVASHRDPASLGPEGYPIDWHGVRAFYRVAVDEPCPPTIHDVGGSTDDVRWFTPAEVAELTEAELTEVTIEAMRAAGRS; this comes from the coding sequence GTGACACCCGCGCTCGAGCCGCTTCGCAGAATCGCGGCATATGCACGTTGTACCGATTCCGACGGCCGTGTGCTGCTGGTGCGGGCGAGTTCCCGCTCCGGCACGCCCGGGGTCTGGTCCCTGCCCGGCGGCGCCGTCGACCACGGAGAGAACCCGAACGACACGGTGGTCCGCGAGACCGCCGCCGAGACCGGGCTCTCCGTCGCGGTCTCCGGCCTGCACGACGTGGTGGCCGACATGCGCGCGCTGCCGCACAAGGGCATCACCATCCACACCGACCGGCTCATCTACACCGTCACCATCCGGGGCGGCTCGCTGATCGACCGCGTCGGCCAGCCCACCGACCTGGCCCGCTGGTTCACCCTGGCGGAGGCGGCCGAGCTGCCGCTGCGCCCGTTCGCGGCGACCGCGCTGGGGCTGACGTCCGCGGCGGTGGACCTGCGGCCGGACGAGGCGCCGGACTTCCCGTCGTTCTACGCGTACCCGGGGCCCGACGGCCTGCACCGGGCGCAGCGCTTCGCGGCGTACGCGGTCGCCACCGACCCGGACGACCGCATCCTGCTCACCCGCATCGCGGCCAACTACCCCGGCGGCGGGCGCTGGCACCTGCCCGGCGGCGGCACCGACTACGGCGAGCAGCCCGGCAGCGCGCTGCTCCGCGAGTTGCTGGAGGAGACCGGCCAGCCCGGCCGGATCGTCGAGCTGCTCGGCGTGGCCAGCCACCGCGACCCGGCCTCGCTCGGCCCGGAGGGGTACCCGATCGACTGGCACGGCGTGCGCGCGTTCTACCGCGTGGCCGTGGACGAGCCGTGCCCGCCGACCATCCACGACGTGGGCGGCTCCACGGACGACGTCCGCTGGTTCACGCCGGCCGAGGTGGCCGAGCTGACCGAGGCCGAGCTGACCGAGGTCACCATCGAGGCCATGCGGGCGGCCGGACGCTCCTGA
- the guaA gene encoding glutamine-hydrolyzing GMP synthase: protein MSTPRPVLVVDFGAQYAQLIARRVREANVYSEIVPHSMPVAEMLAKDPAAIILSGGPSSVYEPGAPQLDAGVLDTDVPVFGICYGFQAMAQTLGGTVAHTGAREYGRTSLTPAADPGVLLRALPADLPVWMSHGDSVVEAPAGFSVTASSPGAPVAAFENLPARRAGVQFHPEVLHTEQGQTMLTRFLYDIAGIEPTWTSSNIIDEQVAAIRSVVGDKQVICGLSGGVDSAVAAALVHRAVGDQLTCIFVDHGLLRAGEAEQVEKDYVAATGIRLKVVDASERFLGALDGVTDPERKRKIIGREFIRVFEQAAREVDAERDVEFLVQGTLYPDVVESGGGTGTANIKSHHNVGGLPDDLQFSLIEPLRTLFKDEVRALGTQLGLPDEMVQRHPFPGPGLAIRIIGAVSRERLDVLRQADLIAREELTAAGLDRDVWQFPVVLLADVRSVGVQGDGRTYGHPVVLRPVSSEDAMTADWSRLPFDLIARISNRITNEVAEINRVVLDVTSKPPGTIEWE, encoded by the coding sequence ATGAGCACACCGCGCCCGGTCCTCGTCGTCGACTTCGGGGCCCAGTACGCCCAGCTGATCGCCCGCCGGGTGCGCGAGGCGAACGTCTACTCCGAGATCGTCCCGCACTCCATGCCGGTCGCCGAGATGCTGGCGAAGGACCCGGCCGCGATCATCCTCTCCGGCGGCCCGTCCAGCGTCTACGAGCCCGGTGCCCCGCAGCTCGACGCCGGCGTGCTAGACACGGACGTGCCGGTCTTCGGCATCTGCTACGGCTTCCAGGCGATGGCCCAGACGCTCGGCGGCACGGTGGCGCACACCGGCGCCCGGGAGTACGGCCGCACCTCGCTCACCCCGGCCGCCGACCCGGGCGTGCTGCTCCGCGCGCTCCCCGCGGACCTGCCGGTCTGGATGAGCCACGGCGACTCGGTCGTCGAGGCCCCGGCCGGCTTCTCGGTCACCGCGTCCTCGCCGGGCGCGCCGGTCGCCGCGTTCGAGAACCTGCCGGCCCGCCGCGCCGGCGTGCAGTTCCACCCCGAGGTGCTGCACACCGAGCAGGGCCAGACCATGCTGACCCGCTTCCTGTACGACATCGCCGGCATCGAGCCGACCTGGACCTCGTCGAACATCATCGACGAGCAGGTCGCCGCGATCCGTTCCGTGGTGGGGGACAAGCAGGTCATCTGCGGCCTGTCCGGCGGCGTCGACTCCGCGGTGGCCGCCGCGCTCGTGCACCGGGCCGTCGGCGACCAGCTCACCTGCATCTTCGTCGACCACGGCCTGCTCCGCGCGGGTGAGGCCGAGCAGGTGGAGAAGGACTACGTCGCGGCCACCGGCATCCGGCTCAAGGTGGTGGACGCGTCCGAGCGCTTCCTCGGCGCACTGGACGGCGTCACCGACCCGGAGCGGAAGCGCAAGATCATCGGCCGTGAGTTCATCCGCGTCTTCGAGCAGGCCGCGCGCGAGGTCGACGCGGAGCGCGACGTGGAGTTCCTGGTGCAGGGCACGCTCTACCCGGACGTGGTCGAGTCCGGCGGCGGTACCGGCACGGCCAACATCAAGTCGCACCACAACGTCGGCGGCCTCCCGGACGACCTCCAGTTCTCGCTGATCGAGCCGCTGCGCACGCTGTTCAAGGACGAGGTGCGCGCGCTCGGCACGCAGCTCGGCCTGCCGGACGAGATGGTGCAGCGGCACCCGTTCCCGGGCCCGGGCCTGGCGATCCGGATCATCGGCGCGGTCTCCCGCGAGCGGCTGGACGTGCTGCGCCAGGCGGACCTGATCGCGCGCGAGGAGCTGACCGCGGCCGGTCTGGACCGCGACGTGTGGCAGTTCCCGGTGGTGCTGCTGGCGGACGTGCGCAGCGTGGGCGTGCAGGGTGACGGCCGGACGTACGGGCACCCGGTGGTGCTGCGCCCGGTCTCCAGCGAGGACGCGATGACCGCGGACTGGTCGCGGCTGCCGTTCGACCTGATCGCCAGGATCTCCAACCGGATCACCAACGAGGTCGCCGAGATCAACCGAGTTGTCCTGGACGTGACGAGCAAGCCACCGGGAACCATCGAGTGGGAGTAA
- a CDS encoding S8 family serine peptidase, translated as MRKLASQRRMTVALVMAVAAGVGLSAPASADPGTPVELVVGLAPGASADDALAGADGVRVVDADAADEAGAVVVGVSARDAAEAAALLRRDPDVAFVDTNHVASKAEVTPNDPFYSEQWGLRKVNVPGAWSMTTGAAVTVAVLDTGVNPVSDLAGRVLPGYDFINDDANAADDEGHGTAVASVIAGAGDDGDGMAGVCWTCRILPVKVLDDEGSGDYVSIAKGIRYAADQGAKIINMSLAGSASSPLLNSAVQYATDRGSLVIAAAGNENTAARQYPAAIPQVLSVGGSTSGDARYSWSNYGTGWVDIAAPGCNVAQDYLSRGYLDFCGTSSATPLVAGVAALMQSRAPSVSGPFIGTVLSHSASPLGWVRYGRINAGRAVWAAADTAAPSAALAAPKPGTLVHGTMTVTGTATDNTGLNRVELVVNNKVVSVDRTAPYSFRWNSAAYHGIVTVAVRAVDWTGRATTSSRAFEADNRGPVLTVTAPKSGSTVKRTVAVSVAASDKHGVSKVELLVNGKVAGTGTSFKIQTATYGSRFTVRIRAYDRLGNVSYSPVYTYKR; from the coding sequence GTGCGCAAGCTTGCTTCTCAGCGGCGGATGACCGTCGCGCTGGTGATGGCGGTCGCCGCCGGCGTGGGCCTGTCCGCGCCCGCGTCCGCCGATCCCGGCACCCCGGTCGAACTGGTGGTGGGCCTCGCGCCCGGCGCCTCGGCGGACGACGCGCTGGCCGGCGCGGACGGCGTGCGGGTGGTCGACGCGGACGCGGCCGACGAGGCCGGCGCGGTGGTGGTCGGCGTCTCCGCCCGGGACGCGGCCGAGGCCGCCGCGCTGCTGCGCCGCGATCCGGACGTCGCCTTCGTCGACACCAACCACGTCGCCTCGAAGGCGGAGGTGACGCCGAACGACCCGTTCTACTCGGAGCAGTGGGGCCTGCGGAAGGTCAACGTGCCCGGCGCCTGGTCGATGACGACCGGCGCGGCCGTGACCGTCGCGGTGCTGGACACCGGCGTGAACCCGGTCAGCGACCTGGCCGGCCGGGTACTGCCCGGATACGACTTCATCAACGACGACGCGAACGCGGCCGACGACGAGGGTCACGGCACCGCGGTCGCCAGCGTGATCGCCGGCGCCGGCGACGACGGCGACGGCATGGCCGGCGTCTGCTGGACCTGCCGCATCCTGCCGGTCAAGGTGCTCGACGACGAGGGCTCCGGCGACTACGTCTCGATCGCCAAGGGCATCCGGTACGCGGCCGACCAGGGCGCGAAAATCATCAACATGTCGCTGGCCGGCAGCGCATCGTCGCCGCTGCTCAACTCCGCCGTGCAGTACGCCACGGACCGGGGCTCACTGGTCATCGCGGCGGCCGGCAACGAGAACACCGCGGCCCGCCAGTACCCGGCCGCGATCCCGCAGGTGCTCTCCGTCGGCGGCTCGACCTCCGGCGACGCCCGCTACTCGTGGTCCAACTACGGCACCGGCTGGGTGGACATCGCGGCGCCCGGCTGCAACGTGGCGCAGGACTACCTGAGCCGCGGCTACCTCGACTTCTGCGGCACGTCCTCGGCGACGCCGCTGGTGGCGGGCGTGGCCGCGCTGATGCAGAGCCGCGCGCCGTCGGTCAGCGGCCCGTTCATCGGCACGGTGCTGTCGCACAGCGCCTCGCCGCTGGGCTGGGTGCGCTACGGCCGGATCAACGCGGGCCGCGCGGTCTGGGCGGCCGCGGACACCGCCGCGCCGTCCGCCGCGCTCGCCGCGCCCAAGCCCGGCACGCTGGTGCACGGCACCATGACCGTGACCGGGACCGCCACGGACAACACCGGGCTGAACCGGGTCGAGCTGGTCGTGAACAACAAGGTCGTGAGCGTGGACCGCACGGCGCCGTACTCGTTCCGGTGGAACTCCGCCGCGTACCACGGGATCGTGACCGTGGCCGTGCGCGCGGTCGACTGGACCGGGCGCGCCACCACCTCGTCCCGCGCGTTCGAGGCGGACAACCGCGGGCCGGTGCTGACCGTGACCGCGCCGAAGAGCGGCTCGACCGTGAAGAGGACCGTCGCGGTGAGCGTGGCCGCGTCCGACAAGCACGGCGTGAGCAAGGTCGAGCTGCTGGTCAACGGCAAGGTCGCCGGGACCGGAACGTCCTTCAAGATCCAGACCGCGACGTACGGCAGCAGGTTCACGGTACGTATCCGGGCGTACGACCGGCTCGGCAACGTGTCCTACTCGCCGGTCTACACCTACAAGCGGTGA
- a CDS encoding GMC family oxidoreductase, producing the protein MRYDVVVIGSGFGGSVAALRLAEKGYRVAVLEAGRRFADHEFPETSWRLRRFLWAPALGCFGLQRITLLRGERGTGAGVLVVSGAGVGGGSLVYANTLYEPLPAFYHDPAWRDITDWRAELAPHYARAKSMLGVSVYPRVTAADRAMRAVAARMGVADTVHATPVGVFLGEPGRTVPDPYFGGAGPARTGCTHCGSCMTGCRVGAKNTLVKNYLFFAERAGAQVLPMTTVTAVRAHQDRYLIDTVRTGAHRRRHRRTIEADQVVLAAGALGTQRLLHRARATGALPHLSARVGALTRTNSESILGASVLRPPPGLDYTDGVAITSSFHPDERTHIEGVRYGRGANLMGLLQSALTDGGPRRPLRWLGTLARHPLTYLRMLSVRRWSERTIITLVMQAADNSITTTYRRRLGRFRMRSRPGHGASNPTWIPAGNAAARALAEEIGGVPGGSVTEAFNIPMTAHILGGATIGATAADGVIDAYHRVFGHPGLHVMDGAAVTANLGVNPSLTITAQAERACSFWPNVGAADPRPPLGTPYRRIAAVAADPHPNGTRS; encoded by the coding sequence GTGCGGTACGACGTCGTCGTGATCGGCTCCGGCTTCGGCGGGAGCGTCGCCGCGCTGCGCCTGGCCGAGAAGGGCTACCGGGTCGCGGTCCTGGAGGCCGGCCGCCGGTTCGCCGACCACGAGTTCCCCGAGACGTCGTGGCGGCTGCGCCGATTCCTCTGGGCGCCCGCGCTCGGCTGCTTCGGACTCCAGCGGATCACGCTGCTGCGCGGTGAGCGCGGCACCGGGGCCGGCGTGCTGGTGGTCTCCGGCGCCGGCGTCGGCGGCGGCAGCCTGGTCTACGCGAACACGCTCTACGAGCCGCTGCCCGCGTTCTACCACGACCCGGCCTGGCGCGACATCACGGACTGGCGCGCGGAACTGGCCCCGCACTACGCGCGCGCCAAGAGCATGCTGGGCGTCTCCGTCTACCCGCGGGTGACGGCCGCGGACCGGGCCATGCGCGCGGTCGCGGCCCGGATGGGCGTCGCCGACACGGTGCACGCCACGCCGGTCGGCGTCTTCCTCGGCGAGCCGGGCCGGACCGTGCCCGATCCGTACTTCGGCGGCGCCGGCCCCGCGCGCACCGGCTGCACGCACTGCGGCAGCTGCATGACCGGCTGCCGGGTGGGCGCGAAGAACACGCTGGTCAAGAACTATCTGTTCTTCGCGGAGCGGGCCGGCGCGCAGGTCCTGCCGATGACCACGGTCACCGCGGTGCGTGCGCACCAGGACCGATACCTGATCGACACGGTACGGACCGGAGCGCACCGGCGCCGCCACCGCCGCACGATCGAGGCGGACCAGGTGGTCCTCGCGGCCGGCGCGCTCGGCACCCAGCGCCTGCTGCACCGCGCCCGTGCCACCGGCGCGCTGCCGCACCTGTCCGCCCGGGTCGGCGCGCTCACCCGGACCAACTCCGAGTCCATCCTCGGCGCGTCCGTGCTCCGCCCGCCGCCCGGCCTGGACTACACCGACGGCGTGGCGATCACCAGCTCGTTCCACCCGGACGAGCGCACCCACATCGAGGGCGTGCGGTACGGCCGGGGGGCGAACCTGATGGGGCTGCTCCAGTCCGCGCTCACCGACGGCGGCCCACGGCGCCCGCTGCGCTGGCTCGGCACGCTCGCCCGGCACCCACTGACCTACCTGCGCATGCTCTCGGTGCGCCGCTGGTCGGAGCGGACCATCATCACGCTGGTCATGCAGGCGGCGGACAACTCGATCACCACGACGTACCGGCGGCGGCTCGGGCGCTTCCGGATGCGCAGCCGGCCGGGCCACGGCGCGTCCAACCCGACCTGGATCCCGGCGGGGAACGCGGCGGCCCGGGCGCTGGCCGAGGAGATCGGCGGCGTGCCCGGCGGCTCGGTGACCGAGGCGTTCAACATCCCGATGACCGCGCACATCCTGGGCGGCGCCACGATCGGCGCCACCGCGGCGGACGGCGTGATCGACGCGTACCACCGGGTCTTCGGCCACCCGGGGCTGCACGTGATGGACGGCGCCGCGGTCACCGCGAACCTGGGCGTGAACCCGTCGCTGACCATCACCGCGCAGGCGGAGCGCGCGTGCTCGTTCTGGCCGAACGTGGGCGCGGCGGACCCGCGCCCACCGCTCGGCACGCCGTACCGCCGGATCGCCGCGGTTGCAGCCGATCCGCACCCGAACGGCACCCGGTCCTGA
- a CDS encoding PAS domain S-box protein, with amino-acid sequence MEPFDRAWLFLSVLLALVVLATVDVVWLLASGPVRAPEVLFTAIVGVGGTVIVLLAAHHLRQRRTASASARLAAIVQWCDDAVIGLSLDGVIDSWNPSAERIFGYRAEEIIGRHGSLLLPEDEPDRAMGLLPRIADGEVLLNQENSYVRKDGRLIEISASVSPVRDRTGAVVGVAVVGRDITAQAAEHRMLLEQRQRLARIIETAGDALVSMDSDGVITEWNAAAERTFGWPAGQVIGRPLRDVLIQPQDRAAHDAGFARLLRTRVPTLATGDPIRVVARHRDGRDVPVEMKLWITEHNGRMEANAFLRDITAQQQMEAERSRYEARLAHMATHDTLTDLPNRALLMDRLTMALNRTRRTGKTITVLYLDLDGFKEVNDTYGHAMGDALLTTVASRLRQSVRPSDTVARLGGDEFVILCDDQAKPEDVTTIVSRLTSAVCRPVALASAVLVPRLSIGHANSGDHPTADELIQAADAAMYADKRGRRDVVRAGAGLNDR; translated from the coding sequence ATGGAGCCGTTCGACCGCGCCTGGCTCTTCCTGTCGGTTCTGCTGGCGCTGGTGGTGCTGGCGACGGTCGACGTGGTGTGGCTGCTGGCGAGCGGGCCGGTCCGGGCGCCGGAGGTGCTCTTCACGGCGATCGTGGGCGTCGGCGGCACCGTGATCGTGCTGCTGGCCGCGCACCACCTGCGGCAGCGGCGCACCGCATCCGCGTCGGCGCGGCTCGCCGCGATCGTGCAGTGGTGCGACGACGCGGTGATCGGCCTGAGCCTGGACGGCGTGATCGACAGCTGGAACCCGTCCGCCGAGCGCATCTTCGGCTACCGCGCCGAGGAGATCATCGGCAGGCACGGCAGCCTGCTGCTCCCGGAGGACGAGCCGGACCGCGCGATGGGACTGCTGCCGCGCATCGCGGACGGCGAGGTCCTCCTCAACCAGGAGAACTCGTACGTACGCAAGGACGGCCGCCTGATCGAGATCTCCGCCTCGGTGTCGCCGGTCAGGGACCGCACCGGCGCGGTGGTGGGCGTGGCCGTGGTGGGCCGGGACATCACCGCCCAGGCCGCGGAACACCGCATGCTCCTGGAGCAGCGGCAGCGCCTGGCCCGGATCATCGAGACCGCCGGTGACGCGCTGGTCAGCATGGATTCCGACGGCGTGATCACGGAGTGGAACGCGGCGGCGGAGCGTACGTTCGGCTGGCCGGCCGGGCAGGTGATCGGCCGCCCGCTGCGCGACGTGCTGATCCAGCCGCAGGACCGGGCCGCGCACGACGCCGGGTTCGCGCGCCTGCTGCGCACCCGGGTGCCGACGCTGGCCACCGGCGACCCGATCCGGGTGGTGGCCCGGCATCGGGACGGGCGCGACGTACCGGTGGAGATGAAGCTCTGGATCACCGAGCACAACGGCCGGATGGAGGCGAACGCGTTCCTCCGCGACATCACGGCACAGCAGCAGATGGAGGCGGAGCGCAGCCGGTACGAGGCGCGGCTGGCGCACATGGCCACCCACGACACGCTCACCGACCTGCCGAACCGCGCGCTGCTGATGGACCGCCTCACCATGGCGCTGAACCGGACCCGGCGCACCGGCAAGACGATCACGGTGCTCTACCTGGACCTGGACGGGTTCAAGGAGGTCAACGACACGTACGGGCACGCGATGGGCGACGCGCTGCTGACCACGGTGGCGAGCCGGCTGCGGCAGAGCGTGCGCCCCTCGGACACGGTGGCGCGGCTGGGCGGCGACGAGTTCGTGATCCTCTGCGACGACCAGGCGAAGCCGGAGGACGTCACCACCATCGTGTCCCGGCTGACCAGCGCGGTCTGCCGGCCGGTCGCGCTGGCGTCGGCCGTGCTGGTGCCGCGGCTCAGCATCGGGCACGCGAACAGCGGGGACCACCCCACCGCGGACGAGCTGATCCAGGCCGCGGACGCGGCCATGTACGCGGACAAGCGCGGGCGCCGCGACGTCGTACGGGCTGGCGCCGGCCTTAACGATCGGTAA